The following proteins are encoded in a genomic region of Bernardetia sp. MNP-M8:
- a CDS encoding MMPL family transporter, translating into MAFQGQKAELSYTFSKVVPDSDEDIIFFNKFKELFGQDDNVVVLGVEDEKLFELENFQKWQKLLYDLEKIKFENKENLKGLGDSVNAVSGVVGLGKLPYIYKNEEIKKFEPKSIFPKQVQTQLELDSLLDFTYKIKFYENQLINPKNKASLVLVTLPPKITSTIYNHETVMRISELGNKFSEETGIEIHYVGLPFLRVAISNKVKSEMIIFLSLSIAITAIFIFLFFRSFTPVFVSLSLITIVIIWTIGILGTLGYKITILTALLPPILVVIGIPNCVYFITKYHQECNNKKNKLDAIIYVVKKIGIVTLITNTTTAIGFLVLVSTGIGILSEFGLAAGITIFATFFISLLLLPIVFSYLPMPEGRRTKHLNRGLINKILVRFDFLIENYRPIIYLFTVLIVVCSAVGLSKIKANSYMVDDLPNDTKEKKDIAFIEANFKGTMPLEIVIDTGKPKSYRRPQTLERIEQIENYVDSSAHLSTPISLVTFIKAANQAYFNQSEQSYNLPDKRTGAYVLRYLKGQNDPTAISASFVDSTEQILRVSLKVADIGSLRLDSLVRMSLQPKLDSIFADSVGSTKMSARVTGTTPIFLKGNSYLINNLKWSLLLACILVAIIIGALFQNVRVMLIAIIPNLIPLLVTAGIMGFFNIALKPSTALVFSIAFGIAVDDSLHFLARFRQELLAFDFDRHKAIDISLRETGKSMIYTSIILFAGFIIFAFSSFGGTVALGLLTSITLLVAMFTNLILLPSLLLTFNANIRRSNHPPIEE; encoded by the coding sequence ATGGCTTTTCAAGGTCAGAAAGCAGAACTTTCTTATACTTTTTCTAAAGTTGTTCCTGACTCTGATGAAGATATTATCTTTTTCAATAAGTTTAAAGAACTTTTTGGGCAAGATGATAATGTAGTCGTTTTGGGAGTTGAAGATGAGAAACTATTTGAGTTAGAAAATTTCCAGAAGTGGCAAAAACTATTATACGATTTAGAAAAAATAAAATTCGAAAATAAGGAAAATTTAAAAGGATTAGGAGATAGTGTAAATGCTGTTAGTGGCGTAGTAGGGCTTGGAAAACTACCTTATATTTATAAAAACGAAGAAATTAAAAAATTTGAGCCAAAATCAATTTTCCCAAAACAAGTACAGACACAACTAGAGTTAGACAGTCTTTTAGATTTTACCTACAAAATAAAATTCTACGAAAATCAACTCATTAATCCAAAAAACAAGGCTTCTTTAGTTCTTGTTACGCTTCCTCCAAAAATTACTAGTACAATTTATAACCACGAAACGGTTATGCGAATTAGTGAACTGGGTAACAAATTTTCAGAAGAAACAGGCATCGAAATCCATTATGTAGGTCTTCCATTTCTACGTGTAGCTATTTCGAACAAGGTCAAAAGTGAAATGATTATTTTTCTATCCTTGTCCATTGCTATTACAGCCATTTTTATATTTTTATTTTTCCGTTCTTTCACCCCTGTTTTCGTTTCGCTAAGTCTGATTACGATTGTTATTATTTGGACTATCGGAATTTTAGGAACTTTAGGCTACAAAATAACTATTCTTACAGCTCTTCTTCCTCCTATTTTAGTAGTTATTGGTATTCCAAACTGTGTTTATTTTATTACAAAATACCATCAAGAATGCAATAACAAAAAGAATAAATTGGATGCCATAATATATGTAGTCAAAAAAATTGGTATTGTTACCCTTATTACAAATACTACTACTGCTATTGGTTTTTTAGTTTTGGTAAGCACAGGAATAGGCATTTTGAGTGAATTTGGACTGGCAGCAGGTATTACTATTTTTGCAACTTTCTTTATTTCGCTACTCCTTTTACCAATTGTTTTTTCTTATCTACCAATGCCCGAAGGAAGACGAACTAAACATTTGAATAGAGGATTGATAAATAAAATATTAGTTAGATTTGACTTTCTAATAGAAAATTATAGACCCATAATCTATTTATTTACCGTTTTGATTGTAGTTTGCTCTGCAGTTGGACTTAGTAAGATAAAAGCAAATTCCTATATGGTAGACGATTTGCCAAATGATACGAAAGAGAAAAAAGATATTGCTTTTATCGAAGCTAACTTTAAAGGAACAATGCCTTTAGAAATAGTAATTGATACAGGAAAACCAAAGTCTTATCGTAGACCTCAAACATTGGAAAGAATAGAGCAAATTGAAAACTATGTAGATAGTTCTGCACATCTTTCTACTCCTATTTCTCTAGTTACTTTTATAAAAGCTGCAAATCAAGCCTATTTTAATCAAAGCGAACAATCTTATAACTTGCCTGATAAGCGTACAGGAGCATACGTATTACGTTATTTGAAAGGACAAAACGATCCCACAGCTATTTCTGCATCTTTCGTAGATAGCACCGAACAGATTTTGAGAGTATCTTTGAAAGTAGCTGATATTGGTTCTTTACGTTTGGACTCTTTAGTCAGAATGAGCTTACAACCCAAACTAGATAGTATTTTTGCTGACTCAGTTGGTTCTACCAAAATGAGCGCACGAGTAACAGGAACAACCCCTATTTTCTTGAAGGGAAATAGTTATTTAATAAATAACCTCAAATGGAGTTTGCTTTTAGCTTGTATTTTGGTAGCTATAATAATTGGTGCGCTCTTCCAAAATGTCAGAGTAATGCTTATTGCCATTATTCCAAACCTTATTCCTCTTTTAGTTACAGCAGGAATTATGGGATTTTTTAATATTGCTCTCAAACCAAGTACAGCTCTTGTCTTCAGTATCGCTTTCGGTATTGCTGTTGATGACTCACTTCACTTTTTGGCTCGTTTCCGTCAAGAACTTTTAGCTTTTGATTTTGATAGACACAAAGCCATTGATATTTCGCTTCGTGAAACAGGAAAAAGTATGATTTATACTTCTATTATTCTATTTGCAGGATTTATCATTTTTGCTTTTTCTTCTTTCGGAGGAACAGTTGCTTTAGGACTTTTGACTTCAATTACGCTGTTAGTTGCAATGTTTACAAATTTGATTTTGCTTCCTTCTTTGCTTCTTACATTTAATGCAAATATTCGTCGTTCAAATCATCCTCCTATTGAGGAATAA
- a CDS encoding YIP1 family protein: MERILDRQNNPQAKNSWKPVLITNGISVFLLLLWSYYMFFIEMEDATFPVENIIVSTFSIVSIFTAGINILCILVSLFISKTYWKKWLIMVAYCLILFICALIIQFILDFDKIIN, from the coding sequence ATGGAACGCATATTAGATAGACAAAACAACCCTCAAGCAAAGAATTCTTGGAAACCTGTTTTAATTACAAATGGAATAAGTGTATTTCTTCTTCTTTTATGGAGTTATTATATGTTTTTTATAGAAATGGAAGATGCTACTTTTCCAGTAGAAAATATCATTGTTAGTACATTTAGTATAGTTTCCATTTTTACAGCAGGCATAAATATTTTATGTATACTCGTTTCTTTATTTATATCTAAAACCTATTGGAAAAAATGGTTGATAATGGTAGCTTATTGTCTGATTTTATTTATTTGTGCATTGATTATACAATTTATACTTGATTTTGATAAAATAATAAACTAG